One Williamsia phyllosphaerae DNA segment encodes these proteins:
- a CDS encoding prolyl oligopeptidase family serine peptidase encodes MTDTHSDPADRTAADIDADDPYIWLEDVSGERSLDWVRAHNAPTVAALTSGDRFADLQASAQEVLDTDERIPYARRRGEYLYNFWRDATNTRGLWRRTDLDSYRTEDPVWDVLVDLDQLAESEGENWVWQSASVLRPDYDRALISLSRGGADAAVVREFDLVTRTWIDADCDSNGFALAENKSDVSWIDRDTVFVGTDFGVHTDGLASLTDSGYPRVVKRWTRGTPLDAAETVFAGDVADVAVQVGHDHTPGFERDFLVRATDFFHQEMVELRPDGEVGIPVPTDAHTMIRREWLFVLTRSDWERGGVTHATGTLVAFDYDDFVGGGDATGEVLFRPDEHTSLQDVQFTRSHLVLVTLRDVQTHVHLRDIGNGWSESTLAGLPELATISVLDTDPDVSDEIFLSASSFTTPPSLLHGTTTDGVSVLKQTPAFFDAESISATQYFVPSDDGTPIPYFVVKRDDVSTGPTLLYGYGGFENSMTPGYSAIAARSWITRGGIYVIANIRGGGEYGPSWHTQAIKAGRHLVYEDFASVATDLVTRGLTTPGQLAAQGGSNGGLLMGVMATSYPELFGALVCQVPLLDMRRYHLLLAGASWVAEYGDPDDPAEWEFISAYSPYQRVQREATYPALLVTTSTRDDRVHPGHARKFTARLEEYGHTVSYYENIEGGHGGAADNKQAAFKSALAYEFLWQTVGSADA; translated from the coding sequence GTGACCGACACCCACTCCGATCCCGCGGATCGCACCGCAGCCGACATCGACGCCGACGACCCGTACATCTGGCTCGAGGACGTCTCCGGGGAGCGATCCCTCGACTGGGTCCGTGCGCACAACGCGCCGACGGTCGCCGCGCTCACCTCGGGGGATCGATTCGCCGATCTGCAGGCCTCGGCCCAGGAGGTGCTCGACACCGACGAGCGGATCCCCTACGCACGGCGCCGCGGCGAGTACCTCTACAACTTCTGGCGCGACGCCACCAACACCCGCGGACTCTGGCGGCGGACGGATCTGGACTCGTACCGCACCGAGGACCCCGTGTGGGACGTCCTCGTCGACCTCGACCAGCTCGCGGAGTCCGAGGGCGAGAACTGGGTCTGGCAGAGCGCATCGGTGCTGCGACCCGACTACGACCGCGCCCTGATCTCGCTGTCGCGCGGCGGCGCGGACGCCGCGGTGGTCCGCGAGTTCGACCTCGTCACGCGCACATGGATCGACGCGGACTGCGACTCGAACGGTTTCGCACTGGCGGAGAACAAGTCCGACGTCAGCTGGATCGACCGCGACACCGTGTTCGTCGGGACCGACTTCGGCGTCCACACCGACGGCCTGGCGTCCCTGACCGACTCGGGTTACCCGCGGGTGGTCAAGCGGTGGACACGCGGGACCCCGTTGGACGCGGCCGAGACGGTGTTCGCCGGCGACGTCGCCGATGTGGCGGTCCAGGTGGGCCACGATCACACGCCCGGTTTCGAACGCGATTTCCTGGTGCGCGCCACCGACTTCTTCCATCAGGAGATGGTCGAGCTCCGTCCCGACGGCGAGGTCGGCATCCCCGTCCCGACCGATGCGCACACCATGATCCGGCGCGAGTGGTTGTTCGTGCTGACCCGCTCGGATTGGGAGCGCGGCGGCGTCACCCACGCGACGGGCACGCTGGTCGCCTTCGACTACGACGACTTCGTCGGCGGTGGCGACGCGACCGGTGAGGTCCTGTTCCGCCCCGACGAGCACACCAGCCTGCAGGACGTGCAGTTCACCCGATCCCACCTGGTGCTGGTCACACTGCGCGACGTCCAGACCCACGTGCACCTGCGCGACATCGGCAACGGATGGTCGGAGTCGACCCTCGCGGGTCTGCCCGAGCTGGCGACGATCTCCGTGCTCGACACCGACCCGGACGTGAGCGACGAGATCTTCCTCTCGGCCAGCAGCTTCACGACGCCACCCAGCCTGCTGCACGGGACGACGACCGACGGGGTGTCGGTGCTCAAGCAGACACCGGCCTTCTTCGACGCCGAATCCATCTCGGCCACCCAGTATTTCGTCCCCTCCGACGACGGCACACCGATCCCCTACTTCGTCGTCAAACGCGACGACGTCAGCACCGGCCCCACACTGCTCTACGGGTACGGCGGCTTCGAGAACTCGATGACCCCGGGCTATTCCGCGATCGCCGCCCGCAGCTGGATCACCCGCGGGGGTATCTATGTGATCGCGAACATCCGTGGCGGCGGCGAGTACGGCCCGTCCTGGCACACCCAGGCGATCAAGGCCGGCCGACACCTCGTCTACGAGGACTTCGCGTCGGTGGCCACCGATCTCGTCACACGTGGTCTGACGACGCCGGGTCAGCTCGCCGCGCAGGGCGGTTCCAACGGTGGTCTGCTGATGGGCGTCATGGCGACGTCGTACCCGGAGCTGTTCGGAGCCCTGGTCTGCCAGGTCCCGCTGCTGGACATGCGCCGATACCACCTGCTGCTGGCCGGCGCGTCCTGGGTCGCGGAGTACGGCGACCCCGACGACCCGGCCGAATGGGAGTTCATCTCGGCGTACTCGCCGTATCAGCGCGTGCAACGGGAGGCGACCTACCCGGCGCTGCTCGTGACGACCTCCACCCGCGACGATCGCGTCCATCCCGGACATGCCCGCAAGTTCACCGCGCGACTCGAGGAGTACGGGCACACCGTCTCCTACTACGAGAACATCGAGGGTGGGCACGGCGGCGCGGCCGACAACAAGCAGGCGGCGTTCAAATCAGCTCTGGCGTATGAGTTCCTGTGGCAGACCGTGGGGAGCGCGGACGCCTGA
- a CDS encoding cytochrome c oxidase assembly protein, producing the protein MSALHEPLTVETALVTGHLDLVTVTVCLVVLAGYWWGWRRSTVPVGRGVAFSVLGVGIWVASTSSFVGAYADILFWVRALQVVLLLLVVPFGLASGMPITVLRDALGSAGTRRFDAALASRFARVLTYPAVASGLILVTPWLFYLTGWYEAVLRGTAADVTTRLLFVAVGFLYFYSRLQLDPVPRRFPQVISLVITIVETIGDGALGVVIWQGHDIAHGYYAALDRTWGPALRTDQIIGAGVLWVLGDVVGLPFLLTLMSRFTSDEKIRATEIDAELDAAAADVASSPNDHTDAAAPAPPALWWEADPGLKDRFTR; encoded by the coding sequence GTGAGCGCACTGCACGAGCCCCTGACCGTCGAAACCGCCCTCGTCACAGGGCATCTCGACCTCGTCACCGTCACCGTCTGTCTTGTCGTACTTGCCGGATACTGGTGGGGGTGGCGGCGCTCGACGGTGCCGGTGGGGCGCGGGGTCGCGTTCAGCGTGCTCGGGGTCGGCATCTGGGTGGCGAGCACCTCGAGTTTCGTCGGTGCCTACGCCGACATCCTCTTCTGGGTCCGCGCCCTGCAGGTGGTCCTGCTGCTGCTGGTGGTCCCGTTCGGGCTGGCGTCGGGGATGCCGATCACCGTCCTGCGCGACGCCCTCGGGTCGGCGGGCACCCGCCGGTTCGACGCCGCGCTCGCGAGTCGGTTCGCGCGGGTGCTGACCTACCCGGCGGTCGCGTCGGGCCTCATCCTCGTCACGCCGTGGTTGTTCTACCTCACCGGCTGGTACGAGGCGGTGCTGCGCGGTACGGCCGCCGACGTCACCACCCGACTGCTGTTCGTCGCCGTCGGCTTCCTCTACTTCTATTCACGCCTGCAGCTCGACCCGGTACCGCGTCGGTTCCCGCAGGTCATCTCCCTGGTCATCACCATCGTGGAGACCATCGGCGACGGAGCCCTCGGCGTCGTCATCTGGCAGGGCCACGACATCGCGCACGGCTACTACGCCGCGCTCGATCGCACGTGGGGCCCGGCGCTGCGTACCGACCAGATCATCGGCGCGGGGGTGCTGTGGGTGCTCGGCGACGTGGTCGGGTTGCCGTTCCTGCTGACGCTGATGAGTCGGTTCACCTCCGACGAGAAGATCCGGGCGACCGAGATCGACGCCGAACTCGACGCGGCCGCCGCGGACGTGGCGTCGTCGCCGAACGACCACACCGACGCGGCGGCACCCGCTCCGCCCGCCCTGTGGTGGGAGGCCGACCCGGGTCTCAAGGACCGGTTCACCCGGTGA